From Vanessa cardui chromosome 11, ilVanCard2.1, whole genome shotgun sequence, the proteins below share one genomic window:
- the LOC124533470 gene encoding cilia- and flagella-associated protein 91, whose product MEEENSSKVSGLPPSGSEVSETISNGDGNLENKTNNTSDNSIVVIKEESGISIETLESHNESINLKQSFVENGSCEAIDVRSISDLDSLPVGDELALGAAGSDSGVEGCGRALSSGGGSRSCASSVVSCGSGCGSESSSLAGAPPRPRRRVNVTVTEPKRSSPVGTSTPRPATAPRGPNLATRERARSREKPTPPEKPRPLTPKPRIRPTADLPNLVRESPALRAKPTKTSTARCRTPNSPVDEKKWPTNGQRLPIATDASATRVAADKYGTLPRRRRDADPDSSPKHENTPPSRRPTVARSVSSRSVTKTRVRIYAEKVSQTVLCGTDIESAFAGIVPNIESRIDVTRCHRGVQASSRDTENARLVAAAVAAEAAAAEERERRLHAEAQLAAERSARLAAISELERNSQRLLELAGAGAGSNADGCLRALEEQLRAAGELATRQRGEIDALREHCDKLHAEACHGRESSRVLSARLAEAEREAAEMQDFLAAETGALGDSLRDAEAEVARLSAELERRRGECRQLVRMCEQRRQEALAAGARARGGAGAAAALDALSRRLRALTEAVRAAYALPHHALQPTVYHNEAYCSRSDSGETLSPEDESRGGLLGAVARALRSAATPLAHAAAPAHAHDDERSRMSDDNDNSADLLDSETEPCLVTDPEYAEEWWSGAEGAGAWSGEELSPERESCGDIDKEADASVEAEADGSGSGSGSGSAECASERESLRALSAAIAARQRWEAAGERAARGALLERVLALDVRLAELLRALAAAALAAAAARPADLPAAALAHALRDKIEVTERNVADVVVKKLAELDACKNLMEQYQQSIEALKSQLAQHGEGDEIKLFEQSTTVQV is encoded by the exons ATGGAAGAAGAAAATTCAAGTAAAGTCAGCGGCCTTCCTCCGTCCGGCTCCGAAGTCAGTGAAACGATTTCTAACGGAGACGGAAAtcttgaaaacaaaacaaataatacaagTGATAATTCAATTGTAGTGATTAAAGAAGAAAGTGGTATTAGTATTGAAACTCTAGAGAGTCATAATGAAAGTATTAATCTAAAACAATCATTCGTGGAAAATGGGTCTTGTGAAGCGATTGATGTGCGGTCAATTAGTGACCTTGATAGCTTGCCGGTTGGAGATGAGTTAGCACTCGGTGCAGCTGGAAGTGATAGTGGTGTCGAGGGTTGTGGTCGAGCTCTGAGTAGTGGTGGAGGATCCCGTTCTTGTGCTTCCAGTGTTGTCTCTTGTGGTTCGGGCTGTGGATCTGAAAGCTCATCCTTAGCGGGTGCTCCTCCTCGTCCCCGTCGCCGAGTTAACGTAACAGTGACGGAACCAAAAAGAAGTTCACCCGTCGGTACGTCTACTCCTCGTCCAGCGACAGCACCTCGTGGACCTAACCTAGCAACTCGTGAACGAGCCAGAAGTCGAGAAAAACCAACACCGCCAGAAAAACCCAGACCACTGACACCCAAACCACGCATACGGCCAACTGCAGATCTTCCCAATCTGGTCCGCGAGAGTCCAGCTTTACGTGCCAAACCTACAAAAACTTCCACTGCTAGATGTAGAACACCAAATTCTCCTGTTGACGAGAAAAAATGGCCGACTAACGGACAACGACTCCCTATTGCAACTGATGCATCTGCTACTCGAGTAGCAGCTGACAAGTATGGTACATTGCCTAGGAGAAGGCGAGATGCCGATCCAGACTCATCTCCAAAACACGAGAATACACCACCTTCTCGGAGACCCACTGTAGCTCGTTCCGTATCCTCGCGTTCTGTGACGAAGACGCGGGTGAGGATCTATGCCGAGAAAGTTTCGCAAACTGTTTTGTGTGGAACCGATATCGAATCGGCTTTTGCGGGAATCGTGCCAAATATTGAGAG TCGCATAGATGTCACTCGCTGTCACCGTGGTGTTCAAGCGAGCTCTCGCGACACTGAAAACGCGCGTCTGGTTGCCGCCGCCGTCGCGGCTGAGGCTGCAGCGGCTGAAGAACGAGAGAGGAGGCTCCACGCTGAGGCACAGCTGGCTGCGGAACGTTCTGCCAGACTAGCGGCCATATCTGAACTGGAGAGGAACTCACAAAGACTGCTGGAACTTGCCGGCGCTG GCGCCGGTTCCAATGCAGACGGTTGTCTTCGCGCTTTAGAAGAACAGTTGCGGGCGGCTGGCGAGCTCGCCACGAGACAGCGCGGCGAGATCGACGCACTACGGGAGCACTGTGACAAGTTGCATGCG GAGGCGTGCCACGGGCGGGAGTCATCCCGTGTTCTGTCGGCGCGGCTGGCGGAAGCCGAGCGGGAGGCGGCTGAGATGCAGGACTTCCTCGCCGCtgagacgggcgcgctcggggACTCGCTTCGGGACGCCGAGGCCGAAGTCGCGAGGCTCAGTGCGGAGCTTGAGCGCAG ACGCGGTGAGTGCCGGCAGCTGGTGCGCATGTGCGAGCAGCGGCGCCAGGAGGCGCtggcggcgggcgcgcgcgcgcggggcggcgcgggcgcggcggcggcgctggACGCGCTGTCGCGCCGCCTGCGCGCGCTCACCGAGGCCGTGCGCGCCGCCTACGCGCTGCCGCACCACGCGCTGCAGCCCACCGTCTACCACAATGAAGCTTACTGCAG CCGGAGCGACAGCGGCGAGACCCTGTCCCCGGAGGACGAGTCTCGCGGCGGGCTGCTGGGCGCGGTGGCGCGCGCACTGCGCTCGGCCGCCACGCCGCTCGCCCACGCGGCGGCGCCCGCGCACGCGCACGACGACGAGCGCTCGCGCATGTCCGACGACAACGACAACTCCGCCGACCTGCTCGACTCCGAGACGGAGCCCTGTCTCGTTACCGATCCAG aATATGCGGAAGAATGGTGGTCGGGCGCTGAGGGTGCAGGCGCCTGGAGCGGCGAGGAGCTGTCGCCCGAGAGAGAGTCCTGCGGGGATATAGATAAAG AGGCGGACGCGTCGGTGGAGGCGGAGGCGGACGGCTCGGGCTCGGGCTCGGGCTCGGGCTCGGCGGAGTGCGCGTCGGAGCGCGAGTCGCTGCGCGCGCTGTCGGCCGCCATCGCGGCGCGCCAGCGCTGGGAGGCGGCGGGCGagcgcgcggcgcgcggcgcgctgCTGGAGCGCGTGCTGGCGCTGGACGTGCGCCTGGCCGAGCTGCTGCGCGCGCTGGCCGCCGCCGCGctggccgccgccgccgcgcgccccGCCGACCTGCCCGCCGCCGCGCTCGCGCACGCGCTGCG TGATAAAATCGAGGTGACGGAGAGGAACGTGGCCGATGTCGTCGTCAAAAAGCTGGCCGAGCTCGACGCTTGCAAAAACCTCATGGAGCAGTACCAGCAGTCTATAGAA gcATTAAAAAGTCAGCTCGCCCAACACGGTGAGGGGGATGAAATCAAACTATTCGAACag TCTACGACTGTACAAGTGTAA